The Candidatus Dadabacteria bacterium genome has a segment encoding these proteins:
- the hemE gene encoding uroporphyrinogen decarboxylase, with translation MKKLISYHGGVPRVAPSMREVPDLKSPYVAGFADDLFSGNVDILVLMTGVGTRILSDMVIAESEEKKYLDALSATTILARGPKPVAALRKFGIKPNITVPEPNTWRDILSTFDQRDMSLENLVVYVQEYGVSNEEFLASLEKRGADVRRIPIYRWALPEDLGPLRDAVRSVSEGEEDCLLFTSSRQVSNLFEVAAGEGYADDFIEGIKKALVCSIGPTTTETLRENGISVDYEPDSPKMGNLVREVARRSAALLAKKRTAFQNGVDTRNWNRTQMVWSEDGAQVQRREITSEGAFMKACRLEKSDYTPIWLMRQAGRFLREYREARSRVSFKEFCKTPDLASEITLMVVDRFGVDAAIIFSDILLILEPLGLSLEYSSVDGPVIGKPLRTRRRIEALRDFDPESMDFVYQALRITRKALAPEVSLIGFSGAPFTVASYAVEGSGSKNYVNTKKLMYGDPSLWERLMEILTESISDYLCAQVDAGADAVQIFDSWVGCLSPADYERFVFPHVKKLISALPPEVPVILFGTGTGSLLELMGETGAGVIGLDWRVDILDGWQRAGSSLAVQGNLDPVSMLSTPSHVVEEARKILDRVRGRPGHIFNLGHGVLPQTPVDNVLRLIDEVHEYSARREA, from the coding sequence ATGAAAAAGCTTATCTCCTATCACGGCGGTGTGCCCAGGGTCGCACCCTCGATGAGGGAAGTCCCCGATCTTAAAAGTCCTTACGTTGCCGGGTTTGCCGATGATCTTTTCTCGGGCAACGTTGATATCCTTGTGCTGATGACGGGGGTGGGCACCCGGATCCTCTCCGACATGGTGATCGCGGAGTCGGAGGAAAAGAAATATTTGGATGCCCTGAGCGCGACGACGATTCTTGCCAGAGGTCCTAAGCCCGTGGCGGCCCTTCGCAAATTCGGGATAAAACCGAATATAACCGTTCCTGAACCGAACACGTGGAGAGACATACTTTCCACTTTTGACCAGAGGGACATGTCGCTTGAGAACCTAGTCGTGTATGTCCAGGAATACGGGGTCTCCAACGAGGAGTTTCTCGCTTCTCTTGAAAAAAGAGGGGCTGACGTAAGAAGAATTCCCATTTACAGGTGGGCGCTGCCGGAGGATCTGGGTCCCCTGCGCGATGCTGTAAGATCCGTATCCGAAGGGGAAGAGGACTGCCTCCTGTTCACAAGCTCCCGGCAGGTATCCAACCTTTTTGAGGTGGCGGCCGGGGAAGGATATGCCGACGACTTCATTGAAGGAATTAAAAAAGCGCTTGTATGTTCGATCGGACCGACTACCACGGAGACACTCAGGGAAAACGGGATATCCGTTGACTATGAGCCCGACAGCCCGAAAATGGGGAACCTGGTGAGAGAGGTGGCCAGAAGGTCAGCGGCGCTTCTCGCCAAAAAAAGAACAGCTTTTCAAAACGGGGTGGATACCCGGAACTGGAACCGCACGCAGATGGTCTGGTCGGAGGACGGCGCGCAGGTCCAAAGGAGAGAAATCACTTCTGAAGGAGCATTTATGAAGGCGTGTCGACTCGAGAAATCCGATTATACTCCCATCTGGCTTATGCGACAGGCGGGCAGGTTTCTTCGGGAATACAGGGAGGCCCGCTCCCGCGTTTCTTTCAAGGAGTTTTGCAAGACCCCGGATCTGGCCTCGGAAATTACGCTGATGGTGGTTGACCGCTTCGGCGTGGACGCGGCCATAATTTTCTCAGACATACTGCTCATACTGGAACCCCTGGGACTCTCCCTTGAGTATTCGAGCGTCGACGGTCCCGTGATAGGCAAGCCTCTTAGGACCCGAAGGCGCATAGAAGCCCTGAGGGACTTTGATCCCGAGAGCATGGATTTTGTCTACCAGGCTCTGCGTATCACGAGAAAGGCGCTTGCCCCCGAAGTTTCGCTTATTGGTTTTAGCGGTGCTCCCTTTACCGTGGCTTCCTATGCGGTTGAGGGAAGCGGTTCAAAAAACTACGTAAACACGAAAAAACTCATGTATGGAGACCCTTCCCTGTGGGAGAGGCTGATGGAGATTCTGACCGAGAGTATTTCGGATTATCTCTGTGCTCAGGTGGATGCCGGGGCCGATGCCGTGCAGATTTTCGACAGTTGGGTGGGTTGTCTTTCCCCGGCGGATTACGAGAGATTCGTTTTTCCGCACGTAAAGAAACTTATCTCGGCGCTCCCGCCGGAAGTTCCGGTAATATTGTTCGGGACCGGAACCGGTTCCTTGCTCGAACTCATGGGAGAGACCGGGGCTGGAGTTATAGGTCTTGACTGGAGGGTCGATATTCTTGACGGCTGGCAGAGGGCGGGAAGTTCTCTCGCGGTTCAGGGGAATCTTGATCCGGTCTCAATGCTCTCAACCCCGTCTCACGTCGTGGAGGAGGCGAGGAAGATACTGGACAGAGTGAGAGGAAGGCCCGGGCATATATTCAATCTGGGTCACGGTGTACTGCCGCAGACGCCGGTTGATAATGTTCTGAGGCTGATTGACGAGGTACACGAGTATTCCGCGCGAAGGGAAGCTTAG
- the hemH gene encoding ferrochelatase yields MQNNFDAVMMIGYGAPEKKEDIMPFLRNVASGRPIPEDRLREVAHHYEIFDGKSPLNEFTYKQARKLEKLLSVWGYDLPVYVGMRNWHPFIKDSLEQMRENGVKNLVGLIMAVYRSDASWERYMRDVDEACEDLKMELHVEYVPPLFNHPLFIEGSAAKVMERMREIPEGRLDTTMLVFTAHSIPERMSDSSPYALQFETSSMLVADRVGHKKWMIAYQSRSGSPNEKWLEPDICDVIGNLADRGFTDIVIQPIGFVCDHVEVLFDIGVEATEAAREYGVNLYRAETVNDDDRYIKALGDGVLRLIDSENSRQ; encoded by the coding sequence ATGCAAAATAATTTTGACGCCGTAATGATGATTGGATACGGGGCTCCCGAGAAAAAAGAGGACATAATGCCCTTTCTCAGGAATGTGGCGAGCGGGAGACCGATACCCGAGGACAGGCTGCGGGAAGTCGCCCATCACTACGAAATCTTCGATGGGAAGTCTCCGCTCAACGAATTTACTTACAAGCAGGCCCGAAAACTTGAGAAGCTTCTTTCAGTGTGGGGGTATGATCTTCCGGTTTACGTCGGGATGAGGAACTGGCATCCGTTCATCAAGGATTCCCTTGAGCAGATGCGGGAAAATGGTGTTAAGAACCTGGTGGGCCTCATAATGGCCGTTTACCGCTCCGATGCGAGCTGGGAGAGGTACATGAGGGATGTGGACGAGGCCTGCGAAGATCTCAAGATGGAGCTTCACGTGGAATATGTTCCGCCGCTTTTTAACCATCCTCTTTTTATAGAGGGCTCGGCGGCCAAGGTAATGGAACGAATGCGTGAAATTCCCGAGGGCAGGCTTGATACCACTATGCTGGTCTTTACGGCTCACAGCATTCCCGAGAGGATGTCGGATTCGTCTCCCTATGCTCTTCAGTTTGAGACTTCCTCCATGCTGGTGGCGGACAGAGTCGGGCACAAAAAATGGATGATTGCCTACCAGAGCAGAAGCGGCTCTCCGAACGAGAAATGGCTTGAACCGGACATATGCGACGTGATAGGGAACCTCGCTGACCGGGGCTTCACGGATATCGTGATTCAGCCGATAGGATTTGTCTGCGATCATGTCGAGGTGCTTTTCGATATAGGGGTTGAGGCGACCGAGGCTGCGCGCGAGTACGGGGTGAACCTCTACAGGGCCGAGACCGTAAACGACGATGACCGCTACATAAAGGCTCTGGGCGACGGGGTGTTGAGGCTCATCGATTCAGAAAACTCCCGGCAATAA
- the hemG gene encoding protoporphyrinogen oxidase: MKVAIVGAGISGLSSAHYLRKLCREGNVPLELVLFESSARPGGVFDTVKKEDMVLELGPDSFITSKPWALDLARELGLRDSLLGVGYGQRKDTFVYQAGKLWALPEGFFLMAPSKLLPFLRSRLFSAGAKLRVLFEPLVPRGGGGDESIRSFVERRFGREIFEKAAQPLLGGIYMADPDKLSLLATMPQFLEMEQRSRSVLWDLLRNPPTSRGESGARYGLFLTPAEGMSLIVERLCESAEFARQDYKTPVLSLKKSEKGWLVGSGRGEEEFDAVILSVGADTAGRLLSDVDPQLGARLSGVRYVSSVVATLVFDEKDFRGLPEGLGIIIPSREGMNLVACSLYSSKFPGKSGSGKVVIRCFLGGELNPDAVLWDEEEIKSVLREELARVFGFDNHPTEIYIRRYKMSMPRFALGHKEDISGVMHRLSRHSGLALCGSAYHGIGIPDCVRSGELAARKIYADIIR; the protein is encoded by the coding sequence ATGAAAGTTGCGATTGTCGGCGCAGGAATCTCGGGTCTTTCCTCTGCTCACTACCTGAGAAAGCTTTGCCGGGAGGGAAACGTCCCCCTTGAGCTTGTTCTTTTCGAGTCCTCCGCGCGTCCAGGAGGGGTCTTCGATACCGTAAAAAAGGAGGACATGGTTCTTGAACTCGGACCCGATTCCTTTATAACGTCAAAGCCTTGGGCGCTTGATCTTGCAAGGGAGCTCGGACTGAGGGATTCGCTCCTTGGGGTGGGATACGGCCAGCGGAAGGACACGTTCGTTTATCAGGCGGGAAAGCTCTGGGCGCTTCCCGAGGGTTTTTTCCTGATGGCTCCCTCAAAGCTTCTTCCCTTTTTGCGCAGCCGACTGTTCAGCGCCGGGGCCAAGCTCAGGGTGCTTTTTGAGCCTCTGGTTCCCCGCGGTGGGGGAGGGGACGAAAGCATTCGTTCTTTTGTGGAGAGGAGATTCGGAAGGGAAATCTTCGAGAAGGCCGCGCAGCCTCTTCTGGGCGGGATATACATGGCCGACCCCGATAAGCTCAGCCTCTTGGCCACCATGCCGCAGTTCCTTGAGATGGAGCAGCGAAGCCGAAGCGTCCTTTGGGACCTTCTTCGCAATCCACCGACGTCCCGTGGGGAAAGCGGTGCCAGGTACGGTCTTTTTCTCACTCCGGCGGAGGGTATGTCTCTTATCGTCGAAAGACTTTGCGAAAGCGCCGAATTTGCGAGGCAGGATTACAAGACCCCGGTTCTTTCCCTTAAAAAATCAGAAAAGGGATGGCTTGTCGGTTCTGGACGTGGAGAAGAGGAGTTTGACGCTGTCATCCTGTCCGTCGGGGCCGATACGGCAGGCCGGCTGCTTTCTGATGTCGATCCGCAACTTGGAGCGAGACTCTCGGGCGTGCGCTATGTTTCTTCTGTTGTCGCGACTCTTGTTTTTGATGAAAAGGATTTCCGCGGTCTTCCCGAGGGCTTGGGAATCATAATTCCTTCCAGAGAGGGAATGAACCTCGTTGCGTGTTCGCTTTACAGCAGCAAGTTTCCCGGAAAGTCCGGGAGCGGAAAAGTGGTGATCAGGTGTTTTCTCGGAGGAGAGCTTAACCCCGATGCGGTACTTTGGGATGAGGAAGAAATAAAATCCGTCTTAAGGGAAGAACTTGCGAGAGTTTTTGGATTCGATAACCATCCGACAGAGATTTATATCAGGAGATATAAGATGTCCATGCCGCGCTTTGCACTGGGACACAAAGAGGATATCTCGGGCGTTATGCACCGACTTTCGCGTCACTCGGGGCTTGCTCTTTGCGGATCGGCTTATCATGGCATCGGAATTCCGGACTGCGTACGCTCGGGAGAACTCGCCGCTAGGAAAATTTATGCGGATATTATCCGTTGA